DNA sequence from the Cronobacter turicensis z3032 genome:
GTTCTGGGTGGTGGATGCCGAACAGAATGTGCTGGTCGGCCCACGGTCGCCGGTGCCGCAGGATGGCGCGCGGCGCGCCATTGTCGTTGACGGCAAACGCGTCGGCTGGGTCATCGCCTCGCCGGTCGAGCGTCTGACGCGCAGTACCGATATCAACTTCGATAAACAGCAGCGGCGCACCAGCTGGCTTATCGTCGCGCTCTCGACGCTGCTCGCGGCGGCCGCCACCTTGCTACTCGCCCGCGGCCTGCTGGCCCCCGTGAAACGGCTGGTGGAAGGCACCCATCGTCTGGCGGCAGGCGATTTCACTACCCGCGTCGTCGCCACCGGGCAGGATGAGCTGGGGCGACTGGCGCAGGATTTCAACCAGCTCGCCAGTACGCTTGAGAAAAACCAGCAGATGCGCCAGGCGTTTATGGCGGACATCTCCCATGAGCTACGCACGCCGCTGGCGGTGCTGCGTGGCGAGCTGGAGGCGATTCAGGACGGCGTGCGCCAGTTTACGCCGGAATCGGTCGCCTCGTTGCAGGCGGAAGTGGGCACGCTGACCAAACTGGTGGATGACCTGCACCAGCTGTCGCTCTCTGACGAAGGCGCCCTCGCCTACCAGAAAAAGCCGCTGGAGATCGTGGCGTTGATTGAGGTGGCTGCGGGCGCGTTCCGCGAGCGTTTTGCCGCGCGCGGGCTGACGCTGAATTTGTCGATGCCGGAAAACGTGACGCTTTTTGGCGATCGCGACCGTCTGATGCAGCTTTTTAATAATCTGCTGGAAAACAGCCTGCGCTACACGGACGCGGGCGGCGGGCTGCTGATTCAGGGCGAGCGTCAGGCGCAGCGCTTTGTGCTGCGGTTTAGCGACAGCACGCCGGGCGTGAGCGATGAACAGCTCGCGAAACTGTTTGAGCGCTTTTACCGGGCGGAAGGCTCGCGTAACCGCGCCAGCGGCGGCTCGGGCCTCGGCCTTGCCATCTGCGCCAATATTGTGGCGGCGCATGGCGGGACGATTACTGCCGATCATTCTTCATCAGGTGGTGTTAGCATCACCGTATCCTTACCGCTTGATGCCGTACTTCCGGGAGACGTATGACAGAGTTACCGATTAACGACAAAACCCCGCGCATTCTGGTTGTCGAGGATGAGCCCAAACTCGGCGCGCTGCTGGTGGATTACCTGCGGGCGGCCAGCTACGCGCCCACGCTGATTAACCATGGCGATCAGGTGCTGCCGTATGTACGCCAGACGCCGCCGGATTTGATTCTGCTGGATCTGATGCTGCCCGGCACCGACGGGCTGACGCTGTGCCGCGAAATCCGTCGCTTCTCTGAGGTGCCGATTGTGATGGTCACGGCCAGAATCGAAGAGATTGACCGCCTGCTGGGGCTTGAGATCGGCGCCGATGATTACATCTGCAAGCCCTTTAGCCCCCGCGAGGTGGTGGCGCGCGTGAAAACGATCCTGCGCCGCTGCAAGCCGCAACGCGATCTGCAAACGCTTGACGCTCAGAGCCCGCTGGTTATTGATGAAGGACGTTTCCAGGCGAGCTGGCGGCAGAAGCCGCTCGATCTGACCCCCGCCGAATTCCGGCTGCTGAAGACGCTCTCCAGTGAGCCTGGCAAAGTGTTTTCCCGCGAGCAGTTGCTGAATCACCTGTATGACGATTATCGCGTGGTGACCGACCGCACGATCGACAGTCATATCAAAAACTTGCGCCGCAAGCTGGAAGCGCTGGACGACGATCAGCCGTTTATCCGCGCCGTATACGGCGTGGGCTATCGCTGGGAAGCCGACGCGGGCCGGGTGGTGTAGAGATAATCGCTGGCGGGTGCGGGTTGCATGGCGGGTGCGGGTTGCATGGCGGGTGCGGGTTGCATGGCGGGTGCGCTGCGCTTACCCGCCCTACAGAAAAGTGTTAACCCGATGCCTCGGTTTCGTAGGGTGGGTAAGCGCAGCGCACCCGCCGTCACGTTCATAAGCCCCCATAACGGTTTGCACGCCCAGGCTGCGGGCGCTACAATTCCCGCCCTTAACGTGGGGGTAAACGTGCCCCCGACCGCTTCACTGTTGAAGCGGGTCTGACCTGTCATCAGAACGAGTTCATCATGTTTAAACCAGAATTACTGTCGCCTGCGGGAACGCTGAAAAATATGCGTTACGCCTTCGCCTATGGCGCCGATGCCGTCTACGCCGGCCAGCCGCGCTACTCGCTGCGCGTGCGCAATAACGAATTCAACCACGAGAATTTGCAGCTCGGCATTAATGAAGCCCATGCGCTGGGCAAAAAATTCTACGTGGTAGTTAACATTGCGCCGCACAACGCCAAGCTGAAAACCTTTATTCGCGATCTCAAACCTGTTGTGGAGATGGGTCCGGATGCGCTGATTATGTCCGATCCGGGGCTTATCATGCTGGTGCGCGAGCACTTCCCGCAGATGGATATCCACCTTTCGGTGCAGGCTAACGCGGTGAACTGGGCGACGGTAAAATTCTGGCAGCAGATGGGGCTGACGCGCGTCATTCTTTCCCGCGAGCTGTCGCTGGAAGAAATTGCTGAAATCCGCGAACAGGTGCCGGAAATGGAGCTGGAAATCTTCGTCCACGGCGCGCTCTGCATGGCCTATTCCGGCCGCTGCCTGCTTTCCGGCTACATCAATAAACGCGATCCGAACCAGGGCACCTGCACCAACGCCTGCCGCTGGGAATATAACGTTCAGGAAGGCAAAGAGGACAGCATCGGCAATATCGTGCATATCCATGAGCCGATCCCGGTGCAGAACGTCGAGCCGACGCTCGGCATCGGCGCGCCGACCGACAAAGTCTTTATGATTGAAGAGGCCCAGCGCCCTGGTGAATACATGACCGCGTTCGAAGATGAACATGGCACGTACATTATGAACTCCAAAGATCTGCGCGCGATCCAGCACGTCGAGCGGCTCACGAAGATGGGCGTCCACTCGCTGAAAATCGAAGGCCGCACCAAATCGTTCTACTACTGCGCCCGCACCGCCCAGGTCTATCGCCGCGCGATTGACGACGCCGCCGCTGGCAAGCCGTTCGACCCGAGCCTGCTGGAGACGCTCGAAGGCCTGGCGCACCGCGGCTACACCGAAGGTTTTCTGCGCCGTCACACCCACGACGACTATCAGAATTATGACTATGGCTACTCGGTATCGGACCGTCAGCAATTCGTAGGCGAGTTTACCGGCGAACGCAACGGCGCGCTGGCCGCGGTGGCGGTGAAAAACAAGTTTTCCATCGGCGACAGCCTGGAGCTAATGACGCCGCAGGGCAATGTCAGCTTTACGCTTGAGCATATGGAAAACGCCAAAGGCGAGAAAATGGACGTGGCGCCGGGAGACGGATACACCATCTGGATGCCGGTTCCGGAAGATTTAGCACTGGAATATGCGCTGTTGATGCGTAATTTCTCTGGCCAGACCACCAGACATCCATACGGCAAATAATTTATAAGGGTTATTTTTACTGCGCGAATGTTTCTTCGAATGGGATCACAAACCGTTATGTTTAAAGCGGTTATTATCCCTGGCGCTGAAAAACATAAACCATAAATGCCCGATGTACCAGGAACCACCTCCTTCAGCCTGCGTAATCTCCCTTACGCAGGCTTATTTTTTTGTCCTTTCAGTCAGTTCTTAAGCGACTCGCCAGACTCTGCGATAAACTCTGTGAATCGGTATTCACTGGAGTGCATTCATGTCCCGTTCCCCTGGTTCATTTCTGATTTTAAATGGTAAAAGCGCTGACAATGAAATTCTGCGCGGCAGCGTCAAGCTGCTGCGTGACCAGGGCCACCCGATAGAGGTGCGCGTGACCTGGGAAAAAGGCGATGCGGCGCGCTATGTCAGTGAGGCGGCGGAACAGGGTTCGCAGACGGTGATCGCCGCAGGCGGCGACGGCACGATTAATGAAGTGGCGGCGGCGCTGGCCTCGCTGAGCGGCGAAGAACGTCCGGCGCTCGGCCTGCTGCCGCTCGGCACCGCGAACGATTTCGCGACCAGCGCAGCCGTACCCGATGACATTGAACTGGCGCTGAAACTGGCGATTGAAGGCCGCGCCGTGCCGATTGATATCGCGCACGTGAATGATAAAACCTGGTTTATCAATATGGCGACCGGCGGTTTCGGTACGCGCATCACCACCGAAACGCCGGAACGATTAAAAGCGGCGCTGGGCGGAGTGTCGTATCTGATCCACGGTTTGATGCGGATGGACGCCCTGAAAGCGGATCGCTGCGAAATTCGCGGCGAGAATTTTCAGTGGCAGGGCGACGCGCTGGTGATTGGCATCGGCAACGGGCGTCAGGCGGGCGGCGGACAGGAACTGTGCCCGGAGGCGTTGATTAACGACGGCCTGCTGCATCTGCGTATTTTTACCGGCGAAGAGTTATTGCCCGCGCTGTTTACCACGCTGACGCAGCCGGAAGAGAGCCCGAATATTATCGATGGCGCGTCGGCCTGGTTTGAGATAACCGCGCCGCATGACATCACCTTTAATCTCGACGGCGAGCCGCTGAGCGGACAGCATTTCCATATTCAGGTGCAGCCCGGCGCGCTGCATTGCCGCCTGCCGCCGGATTGCCCGCTGCTTAAATAAGGTATGCGCGGGTCGGCGTAACGGTTTGCGGGACGGCGGGTGCGCTGCGCTTACCCGCCCTACCACGATGCAAGGGTTTGAGATGTTCCAGGCTGGGTAAGCGCACCCACCAGCACATCACGGAACGGTTGCGAACCGTAGGGTGGGTAAGCGCAGCGCACCCACCGTATCCCACGCCCCACCATATGCCACGCCCACAAAAAACGCGCCCACAGGCGCGTTTTTTGCTGCGTAACCTCAATCGCCGTCAGGCAATCGTCACGCTCTTGTCCAGATAGACGTCCTGCACCGCATTAATCAGCTTCACGCCATCGGCCATCGTTTTCTTAAACGCCTTGCGTCCCAGAATCAGCCCCATGCCGCCCGCGCGCTTGTTAATCACCGCCGTGCGCACCGCATCGGTAAGATCCGCCTCGCCGCCGGACGCGCCGCCGGAGTTAATCAGCCCCGCGCGGCCCATATAGCAGTTGGCGAGCTGGTAGCGCACCAGATCAATCGGGTTATCGCTCGTCAGCGTGCTGTAAACGCGCTCGTCGGTATAGCCGAACTTCAGCGCGGTATAGCCGCCATTATTCTCGGCCATCTTCTGCTTCACGATATCCGCGCCGATAGTGGCGGCCAGATGGTTGGCCTGACCGGTGAGGTCGGCGCTGGAGTGATAATCCACGCCATCTTTCTTGAAATTACTGTTACGCAGATACGCCCACAGCACCGTCACCATGCCGAGCTCATGCGCGCGCTCAAACGCGGCGGAGATCTCCTCAATCTGGCGGCGCGACTCTTCAGAACCGAAATAGATAGTCGCCCCGACCGCCACCGCGC
Encoded proteins:
- the baeS gene encoding Signal transduction histidine-protein kinase baeS, which codes for MRFWRPGITGKLFLAIFATCILLLITMHWAVRFSFERGFIDYIKHGNEQRLALLSDALSDQYQQHGDWGFLRHNDRVVFQILRSFERENAHDGPPPPPDGRPPPHMPPHGWRTQFWVVDAEQNVLVGPRSPVPQDGARRAIVVDGKRVGWVIASPVERLTRSTDINFDKQQRRTSWLIVALSTLLAAAATLLLARGLLAPVKRLVEGTHRLAAGDFTTRVVATGQDELGRLAQDFNQLASTLEKNQQMRQAFMADISHELRTPLAVLRGELEAIQDGVRQFTPESVASLQAEVGTLTKLVDDLHQLSLSDEGALAYQKKPLEIVALIEVAAGAFRERFAARGLTLNLSMPENVTLFGDRDRLMQLFNNLLENSLRYTDAGGGLLIQGERQAQRFVLRFSDSTPGVSDEQLAKLFERFYRAEGSRNRASGGSGLGLAICANIVAAHGGTITADHSSSGGVSITVSLPLDAVLPGDV
- the baeR gene encoding Transcriptional regulatory protein baeR, giving the protein MTELPINDKTPRILVVEDEPKLGALLVDYLRAASYAPTLINHGDQVLPYVRQTPPDLILLDLMLPGTDGLTLCREIRRFSEVPIVMVTARIEEIDRLLGLEIGADDYICKPFSPREVVARVKTILRRCKPQRDLQTLDAQSPLVIDEGRFQASWRQKPLDLTPAEFRLLKTLSSEPGKVFSREQLLNHLYDDYRVVTDRTIDSHIKNLRRKLEALDDDQPFIRAVYGVGYRWEADAGRVV
- the yegQ gene encoding Uncharacterized protease yegQ, translated to MFKPELLSPAGTLKNMRYAFAYGADAVYAGQPRYSLRVRNNEFNHENLQLGINEAHALGKKFYVVVNIAPHNAKLKTFIRDLKPVVEMGPDALIMSDPGLIMLVREHFPQMDIHLSVQANAVNWATVKFWQQMGLTRVILSRELSLEEIAEIREQVPEMELEIFVHGALCMAYSGRCLLSGYINKRDPNQGTCTNACRWEYNVQEGKEDSIGNIVHIHEPIPVQNVEPTLGIGAPTDKVFMIEEAQRPGEYMTAFEDEHGTYIMNSKDLRAIQHVERLTKMGVHSLKIEGRTKSFYYCARTAQVYRRAIDDAAAGKPFDPSLLETLEGLAHRGYTEGFLRRHTHDDYQNYDYGYSVSDRQQFVGEFTGERNGALAAVAVKNKFSIGDSLELMTPQGNVSFTLEHMENAKGEKMDVAPGDGYTIWMPVPEDLALEYALLMRNFSGQTTRHPYGK
- a CDS encoding Probable lipid kinase yegS-like; protein product: MSRSPGSFLILNGKSADNEILRGSVKLLRDQGHPIEVRVTWEKGDAARYVSEAAEQGSQTVIAAGGDGTINEVAAALASLSGEERPALGLLPLGTANDFATSAAVPDDIELALKLAIEGRAVPIDIAHVNDKTWFINMATGGFGTRITTETPERLKAALGGVSYLIHGLMRMDALKADRCEIRGENFQWQGDALVIGIGNGRQAGGGQELCPEALINDGLLHLRIFTGEELLPALFTTLTQPEESPNIIDGASAWFEITAPHDITFNLDGEPLSGQHFHIQVQPGALHCRLPPDCPLLK
- the fbaB gene encoding Fructose-bisphosphate aldolase class 1 — translated: MTDIVQLLGNDADSLLQHRCTTISSDQLYLPGPDYVDRVMIDNNRPPAVLRNMQTLYNTGRLAGTGYLSILPVDQGVEHSAGASFAANPMYFDPKNIVELAIEAGCNCVASTYGVLASVSRRYAHRIPFLVKINHNETLSYPTQYDQTLYASVEQAFNMGAVAVGATIYFGSEESRRQIEEISAAFERAHELGMVTVLWAYLRNSNFKKDGVDYHSSADLTGQANHLAATIGADIVKQKMAENNGGYTALKFGYTDERVYSTLTSDNPIDLVRYQLANCYMGRAGLINSGGASGGEADLTDAVRTAVINKRAGGMGLILGRKAFKKTMADGVKLINAVQDVYLDKSVTIA